The following is a genomic window from Doryrhamphus excisus isolate RoL2022-K1 chromosome 3, RoL_Dexc_1.0, whole genome shotgun sequence.
TCTTTTGCACAGATGACAACACCCCGCACTGCATCTCGTACATCAATCAGGTACCAAGATGCTGCTTGTTATGTTGTTTAGTAAGGGAAGGAACCAATGTTcccaatagcctcctggaaacgcTCGCATCAAGCAggcccaaaccaatttttgaagtgatTCACAAGAACGGTGGAGCTGCTCATCACTGAGTCCTACTGAGAATTTTGTTTGTTCTGGTTTGGagcatttttttgtagttttttttttttttgagggatggtcttgaacttttgatcagcCGATAAAAGCCTATTTTGGTTAAATTGTTTTGAGtaaattactttttcaaagtgctttttgtcTCACTTCCTCTTGTTGCTATTGCATATTGTAGGTCTActtgtgaatttctcttggagatgagaagtatctacctacctacctacctaaaaaaaaaaaaaaaaaaaaaaaatatatatatatatatatatatatatatatatatatatatatatatatatatatatatatatatatatatatatatatatatatatatatatcagggctgtatgtgtattattattattattattatttattttattttttttaactttgccTCTATAATTGGACCTCATATTTTAATTTGACACTGCCCTCCCCTCTAGGAGCTTTCGTCCCTGGGTCTATCCACATGCATCGAGGCCAGCTCATCCGGCCTGAACGCAGCGCCTGCTCTGAATGCCATGTTTGAGCTGCTGCAGATCCAGAGACGCACGATGAGCACTTTAGAGGAGCTGGAGAGGGACCAGATAAAGAAGTCCAGCACCTTGGATCAGATGCAGATGAGCAACTCCAGACTTAAGGCATGTTCGTCAGCTGCTCCCTTGTATAATACAAATTACATGTCCGTTCCCAAATCAACAAAGCTGTAAagtgaaaagtggaaaaaccatAATAGGtacccttttaaaaaaaaatgtgaccgtAATGTTGGCACTGTAGCTTCcatagctatgctaatgttttgaACGTTTGTGTGATCCCCACTCCTCCTTGTTGCTGGTTATCCCCAGGATCAGCTGGAACTGTCCATGAGGGAGAAATCGGGTCTCCATGAGACAGAGAGGCAGTTACAACTCAAGATTAAAACTCTGCAAAGCTGTCTCAAGACAGAGAAAGAGGAGGTAGACGACCACTGTAATTTGTGTTTAGAAAACGGCACATACACTGCATTCTTGCGCAGGTTCAGAAACTCCAGAATATCATCGCCAGTCGTGCATCCCAGTACAGCCATGATGCCAAGAGAAAGGAGAGAGAATCCATCAAGCTCAAGGAACGCCTTAGCCAACTACTTGTCGATCGAAAGGAGAAGAAACTGGGTGAGTACTGTATAAAGTTATTACGTCTCACGACAGAGAATGTATTGATGTTCAGTATGATGCCCTTACATTATGTTGAGCCTCTGCATGAAGGTGCAAATTCAAGCAGCAAGGACATACTAGGAAGTAACCTGCATACAAAACAGATGGGCATACAAATGTGAATACTGTTGTCCCTCTTATTgcatttaattggttccacacccaaccacGAGAATTTTTTCTAGACCACTGCTGTGCTTGGGTCAAACAAAAagtaaattcttttttttttaattcattcattttcaactgctcACCCTCACAaggctcgcgggggtgctagagcctatcccagctgtcttcgggcaagaggcaggttacaccctggactggtcgccagccaatcacagggcacacatagacaaacaaccattcacactcacattcatacctatggataatttggagtcgccaattaaactagcatgtttttggaaggtaggaggaaacgggagtccccggagaaaacccacgcatgcacgggcagaacatgcaaactcctcaaaGGTTCACACTCTATGTGCTCCTCCTGCTCAAGCTTGGTCAAGTCGCCCATAAACATGGCACACATCACGTGGTGGCATAGCATACAAATAACGCAGAGGTGAGGTGCATTCAGTGACATCGGGtcgttactttttttttttttttttcttggcaagACCTgcaacccaccagttgagaaacaCAGCTCTAAAGTATAgccaaatttattttatatagcaCTGTCCCTTGAcaagaaaaactttttttctccaaattagCTATTGATGTGCTGAACTGCCTTGGCCGAGCAGACGGCAAAAGGAGTCACTGGAGGACGACAAAAGTGGCAGTCAGGTATCAGCCTTGTGACCTTTCACAtggttttgactttattctagtgtAGAACATcagtttgtgtatatttttttcttcagccacgAAGGGCAGATGTACAAATCCTTGCTCCGTGACTATGAGGCCAGTCAGAGAGCCCTGATGCTGGAGAACGCCGAGCTGAAGAAGGTCCTGCAGCAGATGAAAAAGGAGATGATTCACATCCTTAGTCCACGGCAAGCACCCTGCAGAGGAGCTGGCGCCGACGACAGCCAGGAGATGGTAGATGGTGACacagagggaaaatattatgtgaatgcTGACtgatcacacttttttttttttaggtggatTCTGATGGAGAGAAGACTGGCAACTCCAGCAGGGAAACCCTGGATCAGTCATGTGACCAGGCCAGGGAGCAGCTCACAAACAGCATCCGCCAGCAGTGGAGGAAACTGAGGAACCACATGGAGAAGTTAGACCACCAGGGTGTGTCAACGAAACTATACTTCCCATTCATTCTGCATCCATTTATGAAAAATAGATTTTTCAAATATGTTCTCAGGATAATACATACACAAGCTACAGACACATAAAATGGTATGATTCCAGCAACAAGTCTAGATATTCGCTATTGTGGGACCTCTGCAGTTGTTGATAGGATAATGGATTAATATGGGACACAAAATAGTAATCTCCTAGGTCTTTTCTTCCTAAATTGAAAATCAAGTTGAGTCCCATAAAGAGGTGATACCGAGGGAAGCACACGAGGATGAGATGGAGCGGATGAGGCATGAAGTGCAGCAGTGCAAGGAGTTCATTCACGCACAACAGCAGCTCATCCAGGTCGGTCTTGTTCAGCAGCTTCATAACCTTCATTGGTCAGTTGCAGTCCAACATTTCTTTCAACGTTTCTTCTCTGCAGCAACAATTAAACACATCATTTGACGATGAGACGGCCGAGCTGCTCAACGGCTGCTACACCTTGGAGGAGAAGGAGCGACTCAAAGAAGAATGGAGGCTCTTTGAGGAGCAGAAGAGGAACTTTGAGAGGGAGAGGAAGTACTTCACCGAGGCCGCCATCCGCCTGGGCCGAGAGGTACGGACATTTCACACCTCTcgcctttttttaattgtgctgAATGTCCAGTTCTTTCTCTTATTTGTGGTTGCATTTGACAGAAAAGGGCCTTTGAGGAAGATCGTGCTTCTTGGTTGAAAAATCAGTTTTTAAACATGACCCCCTTTGCCAATCGTAGTAGGTGCTCGTCGTCTGATGGTCAGAGTGCCTTATCAATCAGTAAGTGTCATTTCTTCATCATGATAAATTCACCATCACTTCCACCACCCAAGTAGATAAACCGACCCAACTTCCGTCGAAAGATCCACTAATATTACAATCCCCTATATTGTAGGAAGTGAGCCAGAGATCAGGATGTCTTCCCCTAAAAGCCAACAGTCCAAATCGTCCACCAACACCACATTCTGTACCCCAAAACCTGCCCGGGCGACCACACCATCCACTACCGAACTTTACCGAACACTCCGGCTCATTTCAGATGGCAGGTAAAAGTTTGCTCTTGTAATTCAGTGGTTCTTTTTCACACTAAGTACCACCTCATTTTTTTCTGTGCTACTTCTGACTGTCACTGTTTAGCTTCAAATACATGGCCAGTTTTTATGATTTCATATGTATAGGGCCGCACAGTGGCATACTCCATTGCAGCATaactgtgtggagttagcatgttcccACCAtacttgcatgggttttctcctggaACTTCAGCTGCCTCCCAAATACTTGGGTTTAATTTGAGTTTTTAAATAGTTGTGAATGGCTGTTTAGATGTGCAGCTGTGATTGTAGTTAGCTGGGATCGGTTCCAGCTCACCTGGGtcaagtaataaaaaaattgatgcGTGTCtctaatgttgcttttaattaaCCACATCATCCCATTGACCCCCTTTCAGTTCCCCCAGGCATTCGAATCGAGGACGCCGGCAGGAGGCTGATGACGAAGAAGACCAAGCCAAGTTCAGAACTGGAGTATCTTCTTTGTAGGAGATGATGAGAACCCCATCGCTTTAAGAACGTGCTCATGAACTCTTCTCATTGTACATATAAATAATTTGCCAAATTAAAGAAAGCACTTTAGTGAGCTCTGAAACAAGCCAAGCAGAAGATTGTACCATTTAGTGTGTCAATCAAATGTTTACAATGAGGTTAAATTTAGATGTACTTTAATTGTATAATATCAAGCTAGTAAAATAAAGGTATCTTAACATGGTCTTCTTTGGTGTTCCGAGTTTATAGCACCCCTGGTGTTGGTAAAGCGCAATAGCAAAACCGGAAGTGATCATTCTTCCGGTCGCGTCAGTCGTCGGCAGCATCCAAGGAACCTCACCGCCCAACAAGCGTCTAGTTTTAAAGAAACTACACCGCGAAAATGTCGAGTTCCTCCAATCTTATAGCCATGAAAAAAGTCGTACAGCAGCTACGCTTTGAGGCAAGCATCAACAGAGTGAAGGTAATGAAAGAATCCATTGTTTTCCCCGTCTAAGTATCTCGACAGTTTccttgtggtgtgtgtgtgtgcgcgcgcgcactGGCATTAAcagtaacattagcattagccgcTAGTCAACAGAACAGGGCCGTTGCTTTTCCACTAAAGAGGAACTTTTATATAATGTTGCATTCAAAGCTTCTATTACTTGTTATAACCGATGCCTTAAGTCAAATTACAAGGTCTAGCTTGAAAACAATGAATGATCATCCTCTTATCCAGTGATATTGGTAACGTGGATAACCGGACAAGACTGTTATCATAATGGGTTTTGTTGTGTAACAAATCTAACGGTTCATTTTAATCTATTGTAGGCTTAGAAGATTgcgttttctttgttttattgtttgattcTCAATATACCAGGTTTGATAACTTCATTCTAACAGCATGAAATTAATGAAAAGGACATGATCTGATGATATTGCTGAatgtttttgtccctttttaTAACCATATTCTTCGGATTGATTAAAAAGtggaataaatgtatttaaaaaaaaaacagtcacattattaatagaactttttttttagcttaaatTAATAATGCATCAAAATCAGCAATTAGTCTAGTCAAGTTAGTAGTATTTATATCAAATATTGACACCTTTACGCCTCAATAACTTTCTGTAAAGttgttgaaaatattttgaagggatgttggatttttttaaaacttctttAAAGCTTaacaatgaatggatggacagatggcaATTATTTTAAACTTATTAAATGTTTATCAATGAGCAGGACATGAGCCAAGGACATTGTCTGAAATGTAAAGCATTTTGTTACCTGACCTATTTAATCCAATCGTGCTATGTGACCACAAACCCTTAATTAATTTGATGCCTGTTTTAGAGTAATACGAATTattgccgaaccccactttctaattttgtcataGTACAGTCCTTCTCatatattttctgtcatgcaccCCCAAGggacagacttttttttgtgctcCCTCCGATTTCAAATACTAGAGAAAGTGACAACAGTCAGAGTTTGAGCAGGTggggattattttatttttagtgaaATTTCTTATCTGAAAGCATGTGTGCTGCACCTCAAAGATGGGGCCAGGAGGCGGGGAGCCTGGTGGAGATCCCCTGGAAGGACTAGGTGTTGCCTCTGTGCATCACTAGGCAGTAGAAGTAGAAAGCCGTCCGCGTGGacgttgttatttttaatgcttATCAAGAGTTTATACCATATGGCACCGTGTTgagtttgtgtctttttttcctcGCAAGGTGTCCCAAGCTGCTGCAGACCTTCAACAGTTCTGCATGCAGAACGCCTTGCAAGACCCCCTGCTCACGGGTGTGTCATCCAGCACCAACCCCTTCAGGCCGCAGAAGGTCTGCTCCTTCTTGTGAATTCACTGTGCTCATTGGTGAGTGTGCACTATTTATGATCCAGAAATGTAGGTCATTCTGATCTTCTCCAATCCCCAATATAATTGATATGCTTGTCCTCACAGGCCTTCGTTTTTGATGCTACAGGGAAAAGTCGACCTCAACACTGCTCCTCATGCCAAGCCATTAACAAAGAAACTGCCACAGAGGGGATCTCTTTGAGTGTATTATGCACATCGAAATCATGACAGAGAGACAACCATCTATTTTTAGCCACAGTAGTAGTAGACGAAGAAGAAAGGAAGctagttttatttttcatggcaCAGTGTGGATTTTTAATTGTGCCTTTTCTATTGTTCTATTTTAATCATCACTCTTCTGgacaattttttgtatttaatgaataaaaagcaTTCTTTGTTACTCTaatgtttgttgtgctttgtgtTACATTCACTGGACATTTGAGAAAGTTCACTTGGATAATGTATTGTTATGATCCAacaatatatttgttattatgggtatgcaaattaaaaactaaattatgttaaaaactatataaaaaaaagaatgtttaaTGTTTTGCTCCTGATTTGGacgaataaaaatgttaaataccTCTAATCCACTGTCAACTGTAAAGGCATAATTTCCTGTTCAAATCAattcaaactttattttgtaaagCTATTCAAGCTTAAAATGTAACCCAAAGTGTTGTACAGCTTATTAGTGCTTGTAAACCTTTGTTTTTATAGAATAGATGAAGCTTATTAACTACTAACCAACTGCATGAAAATAAGGGAAAACAATATTCGAGCACCTGTATACAGCGCCCTCTAACGGCAGTAAGAACGTGATTTGACACATCTCGCGAGAATTGGGTTTACGACGAATGTTACCCCAACTGATAAAAGTACAGTAAtacaatgttttgtttatatttataatggTATGTTTAATTGTCTTCCAGCTAATGTTCTGTTTGATTCATTTAAATTGGCCTCTATGTGGAAAAAACGTGACCAGACAGTGGCGCAAGCGTACCAAAACGGCttaccacagaagaagaaaaaaacgagGAAGAAGTCAGACGTCTCCCTTTcgacaaaatgaaaaacacgCGATAAACCGGCACGTTTACTCACGGCACCGAATTTACGGTATCCGACTATCGCATTGTTTTTCTGTTGTGATAGTGAACATATCATTAAAAGGATTTTGGACCGGCCAAATGAAACGCTCTCCTCCGCCGGTTGAAGAAATGAATCATGGGACCGCGTTGCTGTGGAAACGACGGTAACCTGTCTCCTTAACGCAGCATGTCCATCCCCTTTCCCTTTCCCATCCTGTGAGATGAAGCTGCCCTTGTGTGTCACAAATATCGGTCATAATTTGCTGCATAATAATGTCTTAGTTTAGCGTTCTTCTGTTGTCGATAAGTTGGTTGTAGCTGCTGATGCTAACGGATGACCCGGGTACTCGCCCGCGCTAAACTAGCCAATGAGTTACGAGCTAGCGTTGCTCATTCCGCCTTACAATCACTTCCGTAAATACCTCATTTGACTACTCTTAAACCAAGCATGATGGTCCAGGAGGGGCCCATACAGCTGGTGTGCCTCACAGCCAGCAGTGGGGTTCCCCTTTTTACAAGAGGGGCCTCCAGGCAGCTCCCCTTCTCCATCATTGGCTCCCTGAATGGTGTCCACATGTTTGGAAGTGGACAGGGCGTGGTGTTGTCCAGCTGTGAGACTGAAGGAGGTGGCAAAGTGGTGTGGCGAGTCTTCCAGGATAGTGTGATGCTCATTGCTGTGAGCGGGGGTCACCAAGCGGGCAGCAGTAAAGGAGAGCGTGTGTATCTCCAGCGCCTCCTTGAGAACGTATGGAGCTCCATGGTGATGGTGCTAGGGCAGGACGAGTTGACCAATGTGAGGAACGTGGAGCGGCTGAAGAAGGACCTGCGTTCCTGCTTTGGCCTCATCGATGTGCTGCTGGAGGACCAGAAAGAGGGCATCTTGGGCCAGCTGACGCACTGCGCCGACTGCCTGCTGTCTCCGCAGCCGACTCTCCTCCAGGAGGCCCTGCAGGGCTTCGCTAAAGCTGCGGACAGCGAATTTGGCTGCCTCCTCGTCCATGGGCGGATTGCGGCTGCCACAGACATGTGGTGGCGCCTCGCTCCGCAGGAAATAGTGCTCCTCTCAGCGTTGATGCTATCACTCTCGGACTCTGCTTCGGCCTCCTGTGACTACCCCGTGTTTCTTCCTCAAGGCAGCCCCACTGTGGCGCACCGCCTGCTCTGTTTCCGGCTCCTGCCTGGCGCTGATGTTTGTGTGCTGTGCGGGCCCACGCCCTCACTACACGGAGCTGAGAGTGGCCTGGTGGGTCGCTTTTGGTCACCTCTCGTGGACACGGTGAGAAACTGCCTTGCCATTGGGGAACGTTGTCTCCCTGCATCCTTATTCTTACGCCCTGATATCCTCGCCTTTCTCCTCATCAACCGGGAGAACCACCGCTCCATCTCCAGTGTGTTGCCCCCCATGTGTGCTCAACCGCAAGGTGATCCTGCTTTACCGCCCAAGGCTCGCTGCTGGGAACTCCTGAAGCTCTTCTACATTTTTTGCACTACGCGCTACTTCAAGCAGGAGGAGTCAAGTCCActcacagaggaggaggaggagggagccCACCAGGGGAACACAGGGGACTTTGTACATGGACTGTCCCACCAGCCACTACAGTGCTATTTGATCACAGATGAGTGTAAAAGCTTTGGACTTCAGACATCACAGCATCACCTTTTTCTGCTTCTTCCCCCAGTGGTGCCAACTTTCGCCCTCCCCACCATCGCCACACAGACTCTCTCCACCATAACAGCAGCTACTGCATTCTGACAAGGGCGTTAGATCTTTGCATAGCACAGGACTTCAGCCAAAGTCCGCCTTGCTATTTATTTTCACGGGTTTAACTTCTCTTTTATTACAGACAATGATTTGTCGAGCATAACATGTTTAAAGTTGCCTAAAGATCACTGATCTAGTAATAGCGACTCAGTATACATCACACTGGCTACAATATTACATCCACCTGCATGTATCTAATGAAAATTACTTTTACAGTTTAGAGGTATTAATTTATCTATATGTTTATTACTGTAGCTGTCGCTTTGCATCACGCTAAGAAACAGTTCCATATGACCTGCTTTGCTGTTTGTGTCAATGATAATGTGAAATGGGAATGGACAATGctgattattatttcatatttggcCTTTTTAAAGAGAACATCAATTCAAATGTGGCCACTTGGTTTATGTTCATTCTGTTTCATCCTGCCTCAGTTTTGATCATTTATATTAATGCTTTATTAAAGTATCTTTTTGTTATTTGTAATGACAACATTAAGTGATTTTGGGAGTCTATCAGTAAGAATCACAAAGGTCCCATATGATGTCAGGTTACAAAGGGCATCTCCTGTGCAAAATCCCCTAGTTTTCTGTTGGATTTGGGTGTCCAGACCCGTTTGGTACACGGGaaacattttgttgcatttctcaGGTTTCGAGTTCCGTCTACGCATAGGGTTAAGTGCACAtccttaaaaaaatcattaagcTGCGCTGATGTGGACTGTTAAGGCTGGGTTTTACTTGGTTTGtagtacattatttcctgtctgtGTACGACTTGTCTGGAGGTGGCCCGATGCCATCTCTTCTGATATCGGAtcgacatttgcaataaaagcatcTGTTTAAACACAACGATTAGTGACAGCTGCTAATACACTTCCATTCTGTCTTTGATTACTTTTGTGGGCTTGCTCTAAAGGAAGCTTAATAGTTGAATGTTGTGGTTGCTCAAGGAGCCCTGAACCTCCCAGAGCGAGGTGCCATACAATCCCTCTCTCTATAACCCCCattatgtttttgaaaaaataaatcacatggcGGAAGTGTTAATAAATCCCAAAGTTTGACCCACGAaattgaaatttctcacacactcTACAAAAACCCAATGTTACTTCGAGGTGTTCAGTCGAGTCACCATTAAATAAAGTACACTTCTGTTGGGGACTGACCAGCATGTGTATAAAAATAAGGTTGGCTGAAAaccatggctgccatcaagcaaaaaCATCTTAGAGAGGCaactaattgtccataagtgaattattttaaaactttgaggatatatatatatattagatatatgtacagcatgtcttccaaagcattttggaCCACAATCCATCTGAGTGTCATttacatgtcatgtgacatcccGTTCATCTTGCTGGATGAACCGGTTTTTTAATTCAAACTGTCCAAAAGTAGGAAATGTTTTGCAAAGTTAAGTCTAACCAGAACCTTGACGTATTCCAATAGAAAATCTTGTATGGTGACCTAATGAGGGGGCTATGCACAAGGGATGCCATCCAATCGGGCACACTCTTGTAATGAAGAGTGTACAGTACAGCTATTCTGTTGACATTAAAGCAATCAAAGCATTTCATCGAAGTATGTGATGGCTGTCTCTACTGATGCATcttattttgcattttcaaaCCTGGAAAGTCTGATTTCAACAGGACTTTGTTCACTGATTCCCAAATAGGAGGAGCATCCATGcttattttgcattaaaaaactCATTCGTAGTCTCCTCCCAAACTCCTTCACAGTGGAGTCACTGTATTACTGACTGTCTGTCTTTGGTTTGGAGTTGTATCCAGTCGCGCCACGTCAGGGTTCAAAACTTGTGCAGAACCGGAGCTGGGTGTATTGGATAACGGGTAAAAGGGGAGGGTTAGTGGCGGAGCCCACACAGAAAGGAGGGGGAGATACGCCGTTTGTAAGCGTTGCCATGTGTGCACAATGTATTGCCAATCACCTCCTCctctgaaaaaaaagaaagcaagaaaagaaaagaaaatagaaaGCGGATGCTGCGAAGCTCCTCGGAAACATCTCTGGGGGGATTTTTACCACCTTCTGTTTTGACGAAGTTTGTACTTTCACCCTGACTCAAGTTCAAAGATC
Proteins encoded in this region:
- the ssx2ipa gene encoding synovial sarcoma, X breakpoint 2 interacting protein a — encoded protein: MGEWWTNATGDTSMGNYEISSISHVTMSPSKQTNLVSLNPLPLSKNSYNLITIFCTDDNTPHCISYINQELSSLGLSTCIEASSSGLNAAPALNAMFELLQIQRRTMSTLEELERDQIKKSSTLDQMQMSNSRLKDQLELSMREKSGLHETERQLQLKIKTLQSCLKTEKEEVQKLQNIIASRASQYSHDAKRKERESIKLKERLSQLLVDRKEKKLAIDVLNCLGRADGKRSHWRTTKVAVSHEGQMYKSLLRDYEASQRALMLENAELKKVLQQMKKEMIHILSPRQAPCRGAGADDSQEMVDSDGEKTGNSSRETLDQSCDQAREQLTNSIRQQWRKLRNHMEKLDHQVESHKEVIPREAHEDEMERMRHEVQQCKEFIHAQQQLIQQQLNTSFDDETAELLNGCYTLEEKERLKEEWRLFEEQKRNFERERKYFTEAAIRLGREKRAFEEDRASWLKNQFLNMTPFANRSRCSSSDGQSALSIRSEPEIRMSSPKSQQSKSSTNTTFCTPKPARATTPSTTELYRTLRLISDGSSPRHSNRGRRQEADDEEDQAKFRTGVSSL
- the gng5 gene encoding guanine nucleotide-binding protein G(I)/G(S)/G(O) subunit gamma-5, with product MSSSSNLIAMKKVVQQLRFEASINRVKVSQAAADLQQFCMQNALQDPLLTGVSSSTNPFRPQKVCSFL
- the fuz gene encoding protein fuzzy homolog, coding for MMVQEGPIQLVCLTASSGVPLFTRGASRQLPFSIIGSLNGVHMFGSGQGVVLSSCETEGGGKVVWRVFQDSVMLIAVSGGHQAGSSKGERVYLQRLLENVWSSMVMVLGQDELTNVRNVERLKKDLRSCFGLIDVLLEDQKEGILGQLTHCADCLLSPQPTLLQEALQGFAKAADSEFGCLLVHGRIAAATDMWWRLAPQEIVLLSALMLSLSDSASASCDYPVFLPQGSPTVAHRLLCFRLLPGADVCVLCGPTPSLHGAESGLVGRFWSPLVDTVRNCLAIGERCLPASLFLRPDILAFLLINRENHRSISSVLPPMCAQPQGDPALPPKARCWELLKLFYIFCTTRYFKQEESSPLTEEEEEGAHQGNTGDFVHGLSHQPLQCYLITDECKSFGLQTSQHHLFLLLPPVVPTFALPTIATQTLSTITAATAF